In Besnoitia besnoiti strain Bb-Ger1 chromosome Unknown contig00227, whole genome shotgun sequence, the genomic window tacttgactcctcagtttaagttaaggagtcctttgtttacagcttgtaccgttactttcaggagcataccgttaaattcgatgatcttatgtgttcactcaaatcgaataaacaaagacattatagttcctagaatactgaagatgactccggttatgagatacagacaaccaagttctttatgattgcagtacaccaccaccccactggactgcttaagacagctaaaagtgttggatttcaatatcacggtaatcatgtttgcttggaagctgtagtcattataactattgatttagtataagcatagaaccaatccggtagtaagatatacgatagtagctaatctaccatataagatataagtcgcttgtggaatagcactaccaataataatcaagaagatcatactgtatacccaaataattacccatccactgactacatttcgagtcataaaatgttgtcgtatcaacattcgagtattcaaagctcgaatttcagataaaagagctaagttaatgagagaggacataaatactaacaaaccaccggttttggatgggattacttttaacaccgcataatatgctaaaaagtaccattcaggtacgatatgaagcggagttacaaaccggttcactggtatggagttatctgggtgcgataattcaatcaaaccaaaagccgtttgtaagaaaattaaaccaattagataatatggtagatagggaacaaactgtctccagacgttcttaacccagctcacgtattacatctgacggtgaactagcgttcctaactgaatcttgttcaataacaagggagtaatgagccgacatggaggtgctgatacaatccgaggattagaactcccaatattatctgacctgttatcccggcgtaccttacgaccgttatatgatttagagatagaatgtaatgtggattaatatccacatggtttctacaaagtgtagatataaaatagtgaatggttctgtaaagatcttgcataacatacctttagatttgcttagcattatagagcttgtaggcatgtaagtaactaaagaactatagatactttgagtgaagaatacaaggatagctccaacaataacatggctaaaatgtatataccagttaagatgaaaagtccattaccaaatgcattatcattaatataaagagatagtcctaagtattccgtacagactaacattaagaaggcgactaccaaagtgaatgtcatgatattcgtacagcttgtatacaaatgttggtttttcaaatatacgctggataccactatactaatgcacttaacatgatggtcatgaaaagcacaagagaacttggatccggtaaacaaagaccttcaagatctaaaccagtagtcccaactcgtagtatatactccccagaaaaaggtagtttatatcaacctaggaatcccattttagtaagtgtaaatggagtctagcttcagttgttatctgattggtattgcacttagaatatgattcttattaatgggagcacagttccctgggtatcaatccagtgctctgccttgggcattgaaactaacccacagttcaaccctgtatttaatccagtagactcatgtccttgtcgtttatataaatctattaatgcttgtcaagttccttgtatctagttagctcactgcgtacttaggatcagaccaaaagagttcactaatggtactataggagatcgcgttagttcttcgacttccgaaccaccaatagGTACtttaccatatcctccgtacattaagaacataaagatcatagctaggccatgtatcgttattatcacatcTAAGTATTGGAAAAGGCTCAAACCAAAAATAACCTGGACTGTGGTTACATACAGAcagttctttatgattgcagtacaccaccaccccactggactgcttaagacagctaaaagtgttggatttcaatatcctactacattaagattattccacatcggttatgttctaggcgtaatatatggattcttgtttctcactcatcttaacagcgagagaaaactactactcagatgctagtctaatcagtagcatcgtacttggagttatcatctctgagacaggattatttatcagctttttctggggagtatatactacgagttggactactggtttagatcttgaaggtctttgtttaccggatccaagttctcttgtgcttttcatgaccatcatgttaagtgcattaagtatagtggtatccagcgtatatttgaaaaaccaacatttgtatacaagctgtacgaatatcatgacattcacttt contains:
- a CDS encoding cytochrome b (encoded by transcript BESB_042590); this encodes MSAHYSLVIEQDSFVPYLPYYLIGLIFLQTAFGLIELSHPDNSIPVNRFVTPLHIVPEWYFLAYYAVLKVIPSKTGGLLVFMSSLINLALLSEIRALNTRMLIRQHFMTRNVVSGWVIIWVYSMIFLIIIGSAIPQATYILYGRLATIVYLTTGLVLCLY